One window of the Benincasa hispida cultivar B227 chromosome 3, ASM972705v1, whole genome shotgun sequence genome contains the following:
- the LOC120074201 gene encoding LOW QUALITY PROTEIN: probable N-acetyltransferase HLS1 (The sequence of the model RefSeq protein was modified relative to this genomic sequence to represent the inferred CDS: inserted 1 base in 1 codon; deleted 5 bases in 3 codons), which translates to MLRKRDSIVIREFDASEDCIAVEDVERRCEVGPSGKLCLFTDLLGDPICRVRNSPAFLMLVAAMGDQNEIVGMIRGCIKTVTCGQKLSRSAIPNSDHHPQKHLPVYTKLAYILGLRVSPAHRRMGIGIKLVKKMEEWFRDNGAEYSYIATEKDNVASVNLFTEKCEYSKFRTPAILVNPVFAHPLPLSKRVTILPLSRSDAEILYRRRFSTTEFFPRDIDAILNNPLTLGTFLAIPRGTYTPHTWPGSDRFLLEPPQSWAVLSVWNCNDVFRLQVRGVSRLKRSFARTTRVLDKAFPWLRLPSVPELFTPFGLHFMYGLGGEGPEAGRMVKALCGYAHNLAKEKGCGVVATEVSARERLRAAIPHWKMLSCEEDXWCMKRLGEDFSDGSVGDWTKSPPGMSIFVDPREF; encoded by the exons atgttaagaAAGAGAGATTCGATAGTGATTAGAGAGTTCGATGCTAGTGAAGATTGTATAGCAGTGGAAGATGTTGAACGAAGATGTGAAGTCGGACCAAGCGGCAAACTCTGTCTTTTCACCGACCTCTTAGGTGACCCAATTTGCAGGGTCCGCAACTCCCCTGCTTTCCTTATGctg GTGGCGGCGATGGGCGATCAGAACGAGATAGTGGGGATGATTAGGGGCTGTATTAAAACCGTTACATGCGGTCAAAAACTCTCCCGCTCTGCCATCCCTAACTCCGATCATCACCCCCAAAAACACCTCCCTGTTTATACTAAACTCGCTTACATCTTAGGCCTCCGTGTTTCTCCTGCTCATcg GAGGATGGGAATTGGGATTAAGTTAGTGAAGAAAATGGAGGAGTGGTTCAGAGATAATGGTGCAGAGTATTCGTACATAGCAACGGAAAAAGACAACGTAGCGTCGGTTAATTTGTTCACTGAAAAATGCGAATACTCCAAGTTCCGTACACCGGCCATCCTTGTCAACCCTGTTTTTGCTCATCCACTCCCTTTGTCCAAACGCGTCACTATCCTCCCACTCTCACGCTCCGACGCTGAGATTCTCTATCGCCGCCGTTTCTCCACCACTGAGTTTTTCCCTCGCGATATTGACGCCATCCTTAACAACCCCCTCACTCTCGGCACTTTCCTCGCTATCCCACGTGGCACTTACACGCCACACACCTGGCCCGGTTCAGACCGTTTCTTACTCGAACCGCCCCAATCTTGGGCGGTTCTTAGTGTTTGGAATTGCAATGACGTGTTCAGGCTTCAAGTACGTGGAGTTTCACGCCTTAAGCGGAGTTTCGCTAGAACGACACGCGTTTTGGACAAGGCGTTTCCCTGGCTCAGGCTCCCGTCGGTTCCGGAGCTCTTCACGCCGTTTGGGTTGCATTTTATGTATGGGCTGGGCGGAGAGGGACCCGAAGCTGGGAGAATGGTGAAGGCGCTGTGTGGGTATGCACATAATCTGGCTAAAGAGAAAGGA TGTGGCGTGGTGGCGACGGAGGTTTCCGCCAGAGAGCGACTCAGAGCCGCCATTCCT CACTGGAAAATGCTGTCATGTGAGGAAG CTTGGTGTATGAAGCGGTTGGGTGAAGAT TTCAGCGATGGCTCCGTCGGTGACTGGACTAAATCGCCACCTGGCATGTCCATTTTCGTCGACCCTAGAGAATTCTAA